Proteins from one Parvibaculum lavamentivorans DS-1 genomic window:
- a CDS encoding DUF421 domain-containing protein, which translates to MLFDSWTGLWRVLFVGTAAYASLVLVLRASGKRTLSKMNAFDLVVTVALGSTLATVLLNRSVPLAEGVLALALLVFLQYALTWLAVRSPAVENIVKSEPTLLVRNGAWLDGALRRQRVTREEVEAALREHGLADISGAAAVVLETDGSLSVIGKAA; encoded by the coding sequence ATGCTGTTCGATTCATGGACCGGCCTTTGGCGTGTGCTCTTTGTCGGTACGGCGGCCTATGCGAGCCTTGTCCTCGTCCTGCGCGCCTCGGGCAAGCGCACGCTCAGCAAGATGAATGCATTCGATCTGGTGGTGACGGTGGCGCTCGGCTCGACCTTGGCGACAGTCCTGCTCAACCGGTCGGTGCCGCTCGCGGAAGGGGTTCTCGCCCTCGCGCTTCTCGTCTTCCTGCAATATGCGCTGACATGGCTGGCGGTCCGCTCACCCGCCGTCGAGAACATCGTCAAAAGCGAACCGACGCTTCTCGTCCGCAATGGCGCCTGGCTCGATGGCGCCTTGCGCCGGCAGCGAGTCACGCGCGAGGAAGTGGAAGCGGCGCTGCGCGAGCATGGTCTCGCCGATATTTCCGGTGCCGCCGCCGTGGTTCTCGAAACGGATGGCTCCCTCAGCGTGATAGGCAAGGCGGCATGA
- a CDS encoding DUF421 domain-containing protein: protein MDAILRAVAIYVFLLIIFRISGRRTFSEITTFDFVLLLIIGEATQQGLLGDDFSVTNAFLIISTLIIIDIGLSLFKRYVPASGKILDGVPMLLVEDGEPLHERMKKARVNEYDIMEAARRSQGLERMDQIKYAVLEVSGTISIVPKPKE, encoded by the coding sequence ATGGACGCCATTCTCCGCGCCGTTGCGATCTATGTGTTTCTCCTCATCATCTTCCGCATTTCGGGACGCCGCACCTTTTCGGAAATCACCACATTCGATTTTGTCCTTCTGCTGATCATCGGCGAGGCGACGCAACAGGGGCTTCTCGGCGACGATTTTTCGGTGACGAATGCCTTTCTCATCATCTCGACGCTCATCATCATCGATATCGGGCTGTCGCTGTTCAAACGGTATGTGCCTGCCTCCGGCAAGATCCTCGACGGTGTACCGATGCTGCTGGTGGAAGACGGCGAGCCGCTGCACGAGCGGATGAAGAAAGCGCGTGTGAACGAATACGACATCATGGAAGCGGCGCGCCGAAGCCAGGGGCTCGAACGGATGGACCAGATCAAATATGCGGTGCTGGAGGTGAGCGGGACGATCAGCATCGTGCCGAAGCCGAAGGAGTGA